Within the Helicoverpa armigera isolate CAAS_96S chromosome 8, ASM3070526v1, whole genome shotgun sequence genome, the region CCCACAACTGAAATCTAGAAAAAGATATTCAAAATTAAGCTCCACAATCATCGCTCCCGGAATTTCCTccggaattttaaaaaaaatgtgatatgtGTCATCAGCGGAATTTGTAACTTTGTCACGCAGGTCTCATCGACTCTCACCTTGTGATGCACCAGCTGACCTGTAACGGTGTGCTTGAAGGCATCCGTATTTGCCGTAAAGGTTTCCCCAACAGGATGGTCTACCCCGACTTCAAGCTCCGGTAAGATTCCAATCTCCAAGGATTCCAGCGAAATCTATTTCAGTCCTAAGTGCCCATTCGGCAAATATTTATGGTATCTCCAgtcatcaaataattttattttatttttatatacaagaTTAAATTTATTGACGAACATAATTTTGGTTGGCGAGTCTAAACAAAATTCTTTGGACTCTGGTACATTCGACCCGATTTTATTCTGGTACTGCAGCTGACTGCCGGCTGACGTCATCAGACATTCGTGCAGGCGTGACTAATAacatctaaaattattttgatgactCCCCACTCTCACGcacctttatatttttaatcaaggTGCGAAGTGATATTAATACTGTAGCCACCCATGTTTACAATGTTGAACtgaaataacatgttatttaatGAACAGTTACATGATTCTTGCACCAGTCGCCATGACAGCAGAAAAAGATCCTAAAGAGGCGGCTAGGAAGTGTTTGGAGGAAGTGGGTCTCGACCCTGAAAGCTATCGTATTGGCCACACAAAGGCAAGGCAGACATTGATACCATCCTAGAATGGCGATGACAGCATGatatagtatagattttatgaaaatctaTAAGGAAATAGATTTGTTTTACATCCTACCGTACATGGTTTGCCTCCCATCGAGTATTTTACTGTATTTAGTTATCATGAATGGTATGCACCTGTAGAAATCACCTGTATCTAGATATTGTCATCTAGTCATGAGAACCTTTACCCTGTATTTAGAAATTTCCAGAACTTGGAAGTAGTTTTGGAAAGTTATGATTTACCCTTTGACCCCCATATTACCCCCGAAGATACCAAGGACGTTGTATCTTTGTATTGGTAAACTCATGAACATATTATCAGTACATTCCCTCATTGTGTGTCCatatattttgataatgtaGCTACAAGATCCTGGCCCCTCAAGCTGTGGAAAAGGAATCCGATCCTAAGAAAATCGCTCAAGTCATCCTGGAGGCTACCGGTTTAGACGTCGAGTCCTACCGTCTGGGTCACACCAAGGCATGTCTTTATACCCCTGAAAGTAGTTAGCTATTTGAGACGAGCGGTCCAAAACCCCCAAACACCCGGACCGCGAGGCTTAAATGCGCTTTGTCGAATTCAGCACCTCATGAGACTGGTGTCATAATTTGACCTTAAACCTATACGTGCTCACCCCCGGAGTCCAAGCTACTAAGGCTCCTGTTTGTGTTCCCCTATCCTCACCCTACACGTACATAATAAACACGATTATCATATTGTATGTACTCCTATAACGCAGATACAAAATTCTGTGCCCGAACCTCATCAAAGAGCCAATTACACCTGAGATTGCTACTAAGAAAATTCTCGAACATACCGGATTGGATTCGGAGTCTTTCAGGCTCGGAAAGACTAAGGTAGATCCAGCATGCCACACACAGGCTACACAAAACTAATTTTTCCCTCTATCCTCATTGCATGACGCAGTAACGAAAATAACCCTATCTTTCTATTCTATCGGTCTGTTTTGTGCTACTTTACTGTTTTAGTGAATTCTTCTTTGATGACTCATATATGCAAATGACTAACACAAAATTTGAtctcttttctttttatttgtaactaaaataaattcacattttcAATGTGTGAAGCACCAAAATGAGGTAAAATTCAATATTGTTAAATTCAATGAGATCAATTTAATTTGCTTACCACTTGGCCATGTCGAGCTTGTCCCCTAACACTTGCCATGTACGAGCAGGTATTCTTCCGCGCTGGTGTCCTGGGTCAGATGGAAGAGTTGCGTGACGACAGGCTGTCCAAGATCGTCTCGTGGCTCCAGGCCTACATCCGTGGTTACCTGTCCCGTAAGGAGTACAAGAAGCTGCAGGAACAGAGGTAGGCATACTGAACATTGACACTTTAACATAGCGCCATATTTGGGAATGCATGACTTAtaacacttatttttttataaaggttgGCTCTCCAAGTTGTCCAGCGCAACTTGCGCAAGTACCTGCAACTCCGCACCTGGCCCTGGTGGAAGTTGTGGCAGAAGGTCAAGCCCCTCCTCAACGTCACCCGCGTCGAGGATGAGCTCGCGGTAAGCATCAATCATCACTCGTTATTAATTTGATCGTACACTCTGACCCACTCTACACGGATATAGGACGCGTGATTCAGGGTAACGCAAATAGCTCGGGCCGCGCCCACCTGTCGGTCACGCGACACCACAGCAGGTGCTGCGGCCATTTCTGGATCCCGGCCCCCTCCGCGCGCCTTTTCTCCATACTTACAATGTTAGAGTGCGTGGGCGACGTTCCACCCGCTGGAAAACTCCAGCGGCGCTCAGTAGCGGAGTGGTCGGCGGCGCGCGCACCACCTACCCTACCCTATACTTACGAACGAACCGAACACATTTGcattcctatttatttttttattgatgtattattaaaaagtaaattaattaataaacaatggCGTCCGCGGTTCACTTGTCGGAATGGAACGAGGATACTAAAGGTGTCAACGAATTACAGAAACTTGAGGAGAAGGCCCAGAAGGCCCAGGAGGCTTTCGAGAAGGAAGAGAAGCTCCGCAAGGAGCTCGAGGGTCTCAACGCCAAGCTCCTCGAGGAGAAGACCGCTCTGCTTGCCTCCATCGAGGGCAAGGAGGGCTCCCTCTCCGAGGTGCAGGAGCGCGCTGCCAAGCTCAACGCGCAGAAGGCCGACCTCGAGCTCCAGCTCAGGGTGAGTACTACACATTACTGTTTACTTAGTCAACTACTAGGTACAAGTGCACTTATCGTTAATTATATTAGATACAGTGATATACAAGCAAGTGgatgttttaaaatttatttattaggtacctactgaaataGCAACTAGAATTTAGGTCGTGAGAGTTGACGTGATGAAATCTACAGCTaattaatctaattaaaattagCGAAGCTTCCTGCGGTCGATAAACATCAATCATAGTGTTACAAACCAAATATGTAGTGTTGAACAGTGTAGCGAGTGAACTTACTGCGAGTTTTCTTGACGCAATTCTTTAAATAAACTTCAGTTTGTTTATACGGGAAATAGCTCGATCGTGTTTAAAATAACTGCACGTCTGCACCCTACAGGATTTTATTGCGAAACTTTAATTGCCTCATTCTTCGACGTGTTAATTGACAAGAAACAGACGCGTGCgttaatacttattttaaacacaAGCTGATTCACAATACTGACTAgaactttttaatttgtagGACACCCAGGACCGCCTTACCCAGGAAGAGGATGCCCGCAACCAGCTCTTCCAGGCTAAGAAGAAGTTGGAACAGGAAGTCGCCGGCCTCAAGAAGGATGTCGAAGACTTGGAACTGTCCGTCCAGAAGTCCGAGCAGGACAAGGCCACCAAGGACCACCAGATCCGCAACTTGAACGACGAGATCGCCCACCAGGACGAGCTCATCAACAAGTTGAACAAGGAGAAGAAGCTCCAGGGAGAGTCCAACCAGAAGACCTCCGAGGAGCTCCAGGCCGCCGAGGACAAGGTCAACCACCTCAACAAGGTCAAGCAGAAGCTCGAGCAGACCCTCGACGAGCTCGAGGACTCTCTGGAGCGCGAGAAGAAGCTGCGCGCCGACGTCGAGAAGCAGAGGAGGAAGGTGGAGGGCGACCTCAAGCTCACGCAGGAGGCCGTCGCCGACCTCGAGCGCAACAAGAAGGAGCTCGAGCAGACCATCCAGCGCAAGGACAAGGAGATCTCGTCCCTCACTGCCAAGCTGGAGGACGAGCAGTCGCTTGTCAGCAAGCTCCAGAAACAGATCAAGGAACTGCAAGGCCGCATCGAAGAGCTCGAGGAGGAGGTCGAATCCGAACGCCAGGCTCGCGCTAAGGCCGAGAAGCAGCGTGCCGACCTCGCCCGCGAGCTCGAGGAGCTGGGTGAGCGCCTTGAGGAAGCCGGTGGCGCCACCTCCGCTCAGATTGAGCTGAACAAGAAGCGCGAGGCTGAGCTCAGCAAGCTGCGCCGCGACCTCGAGGAGGCCAACATCCAGCACGAGTCTACCCTCGCCAACCTCCGCAAGAAGCACAACGATGCCGTCTCGGAGATGGGCGAGCAGCTCGACCAGCTCAACAAGCTCAAGGCCAAGTGAGTATATTTACACTACTATAAAAAtagtctataaaataaaagcaatgtaTCACCGCCTACGCGTGACTCATCAAAATCGGGCGACGGATACATGTGGGATTGATAGATTTATGTCAGAATTAAATATAGATTACATTTACTGAAACATAATGCAAATCCAGGGCTGAGCATGACCGCGCGTCTTGCTACAACGAGCTTAACAACACTCGCGCAGCTGTCGATCAAGTAGCGAGAGAGAAGGTAACATGTCGTCCGTAGAGGCACGAGTTCGCCTGGGGTGACACCTTGCATGGAACCTTCCCGGAACGACCCACATTACACATCACATGCCATTGTGATTATAAGATACGATATTTCTCTGTTCATTCCTCGGCCGTATTAGATGGTTGTTGacattttactaaaattgttttgtcaTTATTTATCTATCCAGGGCTGAGAAAGAGCGCTCTCAGTACTTTAGCGAAGTCAATGACCTTCGTGCCGGACTCGACCATGTGTCCAACGAAAAGGTACAAaggatgaaaagaaaattttgttggCCTTTGCCGTTACAGGGCTTCGCTTTGCAGCTTATTAAATCTATGGAGAATAAATGTCGAAACACCACACATGACAACACATAATCCATCCCATGACAATGATACTCATcataataaagtaacaaatacATTTGATTAGGTGTAGCATGGAAGCTAAAACCGCCTCGACGATTGAATCCTCTTATACCTAATAAGATAACTACCCAATATGTGAGCAATAACATGCATGGAAGTTTAATtagataaaaaagttttaatttgatAACAAAACATAGAATTtggatttaaaatattaaatattgctTAACCAATAGAAAAGATTTTTGTTACGTGATACTCACCAATActataacaacaataatacTAGAAGAATAACTTAGaacattcatcttcatttaaaaaaaagaacttaagCAAATTAACATGCAACATCAACAATACTTGCATACTAACCCACGGTTCCCCACAGGCTGCCCAGGAGAAGATCGTCAAGCAGCTGCAGCACCAGCTCAACGAGGTGCAGAGCAAGGCTGACGAAGCCAACCGCACCCTCAACGACCTGGATGCCGCCAAGAAGAAGCTGTCCATCGAGAACTCCGACCTTCTCCGTCAACTGGAGGAGGCCGAGTCCCAGGTGTCTCAGCTCTCCAAGATCAAGGTGTCCCTCACCACTCAGCTCGAGGACACCAAGAGGCTCGCCGACGAGGAGGCCAGGGTATGTACTCATCAGACATactcatacatttttattcagcCATTGATCTGCCACCACTGTTAGTATACAACACGAATTTTAGTTCATTGTGAAAAAAGTATACCTAGCTTAGGAGCTgttgatttattaaaataaattcacatagCACTCATTGTATTTTTAGAAGTAGTAGAACATTTGTAAATAACATATACgattcgtaatttttttttctgaatactTAGATATGAACATTGAACATATACTTTAAGAAGATAGACGTCGATACTTACACAACAGTGAGTCGCTATCAGGCTGGTAAATTGATATTGTGTATTACTTGATATACTAATGGTATGTTTGTCAACAGGAACGCGCCACCCTTCTTGGCAAGTTCCGCAACCTCGAGCACGACCTGGACAACATCCGCGAACAGGTCGAGGAGGAGGCCGAAGGCAAGGCTGATCTTCAACGCCAGCTTTCCAAGGCCAACGCCGAGGCTCAGCTCTGGCGCTCCAAGTACGAGTCCGAGGGCGTCGCCCGCTCCGAGGAACTCGAGGAGGCCAAGCGCAAGCTCCAGGCCCGCCTCGCCGAAGCCGAGGAGACCATTGAGTCCCTCAACCAGAAGGTTGTCGCTCTCGAGAAGACCAAGCAGCGCCTCGCCACCGAGGTCGAGGACCTGCAGCTCGAGGTCGACCGTGCCACCGCCATCGCCAACGCTGCCGAGAAGAAGCAGAAGGCCTTCGACAAGATCATCGGAGAATGGAAGCTCAAGGTTGACGACCTTGCCGCTGAGCTCGACGCCAGCCAGAAGGAGTGCCGCAACTACTCCACTGAGCTGTTCCGTCTCAAGGGTGCTTACGAGGAAGGCCAGGAACAGCTTGAGGCTGTCCGCCGTGAGAACAAGAACCTCGCCGATGAAGTCAAGGACCTCCTTGACCAGATCGGTGAAGGTGGCCGCAACATCCACGAGATCGAGAAGGCCAGGAAGCGCCTTGAGGCCGAGAAGGACGAGCTCCAGGCCGCCCTTGAGGAGGCTGAGGCCGCCCTCGAACAGGAGGAGAACAAGGTCCTCCGCGCTCAGCTTGAGCTGTCCCAGGTCAGGCAGGAGATCGACAGGCGCATCCAAGAGAAGGAGGAGGAGTTCGAGAACACACGCAAGAACCACCAGCGCGCCCTCGACTCCATGCAGGCTTCCCTCGAAGCCGAGGCTAAGGGCAAGGCTGAGGCCCTGCGCATGAAGAAGAAGCTTGAGGCTGACATCAACGAGCTTGAGATCGCTCTTGACCACGCCAACAAGGCTAACGCTGAGGCCCAGAAGAACATCAAGCGCTACCAGGCCCAGATCAAGGACCTCCAGACCGCCCTGGAAGAGGAACAGCGCGCCCGCGACGATGCCCGCGAACAGCTCGGCATCTCAGAGCGCCGCGCCAACGCCCTCCAGAACGAGCTCGAGGAGTCGCGCACCCTCCTGGAACAGGCCGACCGCGCCCGCCGCCAGGCCGAACAGGAACTCGGCGACGCTCACGAACAGCTCAACGAGCTGTCCGCCCAGAGCGCCTCCCTGTCCGCTGCCAAGAGGAAACTCGAGTCCGAGCTGCAGACCCTGCACTCCGACCTCGACGAGCTCCTCAACGAGGCTAAGAACTCCGAGGAGAAGGCCAAGAAGGCCATGGTTGACGCCGCCCGTCTCGCCGACGAGCTGCGCGCCGAACAAGACCACGCCCAGACCCAGGAGAAACTCCGCAAGGCCCTTGAACAACAGATCAAGGAACTGCAAGTCAGGCTGGATGAGGCT harbors:
- the Mhc gene encoding myosin heavy chain, muscle isoform X38, yielding MPKPVVQEGEDPDPTPYLFVSLEQKRIDQSKPYDGKKACWVPDEKEGFLQGEIKATKGELVTVSLPGGEEKTLKKELLSQVNPPKFEKVEDMADLTYLNEAAVLHNLRQRYYAKLIYTYSGLFCVAINPYKRFPVYTTRCAKLYRGKRRSEVPPHIFAISDGAYVNMLTNHENQSMLITGESGAGKTENTKKVIAYFATVGASQKKDPSQEKKGSLEDQVVQTNPVLEAFGNAKTVRNDNSSRFGKFIRIHFGPSGKLAGADIETYLLEKARVISQQALERSYHIFYQMMSGSVPGLKDMCLLTNDVYDYNIISQGKTTIPNVDDGEECTLTDQAMDVLGFTQEEKDNVYKITAAVMHMGRMQFKQRGREEQAEADGTEDGDKVAKLLGVEMQDLYKNLLKPRIKVGNEFVTQGRNKDQVTNSVGALCKGMFDRLFKWLVKKCNETLDTKQKRQHFIGVLDIAGFEIFDFNGFEQVCINFTNEKLQQFFNHHMFVLEQEEYKKEGINWAFIDFGMDLLACIDLIEKPMGILSILEEESMFPKATDQTFVEKLNNNHLGKSAPYLKPKPPKPGCQAAHFAIGHYAGNVGYNITGWLEKNKDPLNDTVVDQFKKGQNKLLVEIFADHPGQSGDAGGGGGKGGRGKKGGGFATVSSAYREQLNNLMTTLRSTQPHFVRCIIPNELKQPGLIDSHLVMHQLTCNGVLEGIRICRKGFPNRMVYPDFKLRYKILCPNLIKEPITPEIATKKILEHTGLDSESFRLGKTKVFFRAGVLGQMEELRDDRLSKIVSWLQAYIRGYLSRKEYKKLQEQRLALQVVQRNLRKYLQLRTWPWWKLWQKVKPLLNVTRVEDELAKLEEKAQKAQEAFEKEEKLRKELEGLNAKLLEEKTALLASIEGKEGSLSEVQERAAKLNAQKADLELQLRDTQDRLTQEEDARNQLFQAKKKLEQEVAGLKKDVEDLELSVQKSEQDKATKDHQIRNLNDEIAHQDELINKLNKEKKLQGESNQKTSEELQAAEDKVNHLNKVKQKLEQTLDELEDSLEREKKLRADVEKQRRKVEGDLKLTQEAVADLERNKKELEQTIQRKDKEISSLTAKLEDEQSLVSKLQKQIKELQGRIEELEEEVESERQARAKAEKQRADLARELEELGERLEEAGGATSAQIELNKKREAELSKLRRDLEEANIQHESTLANLRKKHNDAVSEMGEQLDQLNKLKAKAEHDRASCYNELNNTRAAVDQVAREKAAQEKIVKQLQHQLNEVQSKADEANRTLNDLDAAKKKLSIENSDLLRQLEEAESQVSQLSKIKVSLTTQLEDTKRLADEEARERATLLGKFRNLEHDLDNIREQVEEEAEGKADLQRQLSKANAEAQLWRSKYESEGVARSEELEEAKRKLQARLAEAEETIESLNQKVVALEKTKQRLATEVEDLQLEVDRATAIANAAEKKQKAFDKIIGEWKLKVDDLAAELDASQKECRNYSTELFRLKGAYEEGQEQLEAVRRENKNLADEVKDLLDQIGEGGRNIHEIEKARKRLEAEKDELQAALEEAEAALEQEENKVLRAQLELSQVRQEIDRRIQEKEEEFENTRKNHQRALDSMQASLEAEAKGKAEALRMKKKLEADINELEIALDHANKANAEAQKNIKRYQAQIKDLQTALEEEQRARDDAREQLGISERRANALQNELEESRTLLEQADRARRQAEQELGDAHEQLNELSAQSASLSAAKRKLESELQTLHSDLDELLNEAKNSEEKAKKAMVDAARLADELRAEQDHAQTQEKLRKALEQQIKELQVRLDEAEANALKGGKKAIQKLEQRVRELENELDGEQRRHADAQKNLRKSERRIKELTFQAEEDRKNHERMQDLVDKLQQKIKTYKRQIEEAEEIAALNLAKFRKAQQELEEAEERADLAEQAISKFRGKGRAGSAARGVSPAPQRSRPAFADGFGTFPPRFDLAPEDF
- the Mhc gene encoding myosin heavy chain, muscle isoform X5, with protein sequence MPKPVVQEGEDPDPTPYLFVSLEQKRIDQSKPYDGKKACWVPDEKEGFLQGEIKATKGELVTVSLPGGETKDFKKDLVAQVNPPKYEKCEDMSNLTYLNDASVLYNLKQRYYHKLIYTYSGLFCVAINPYKRFPVYTTRCAKLYRGKRRSEVPPHIFAISDGAYVNMLTNHENQSMLITGESGAGKTENTKKVIAYFATVGASQKKDPSQEKKGSLEDQVVQTNPVLEAFGNAKTVRNDNSSRFGKFIRIHFGPSGKLAGADIETYLLEKARVISQQALERSYHIFYQMMSGSVPGLKALCLLSNDVNDYNIVSQGKTSIPGVDDGEEMRLTDQAMDVLGFTQEEKDNVYKITAAVMHMGRMQFKQRGREEQAEADGTEDGDKVAKLLGVEMQDLYKNLLKPRIKVGNEFVTQGRNKDQVTNSVGALCKGMFDRLFKWLVKKCNETLDTKQKRQHFIGVLDIAGFEIFDYNGFEQLCINFTNEKLQQFFNHHMFVLEQEEYTKEGIHWEFIDFGMDLLACIDLIEKPMGILSILEEESMFPKATDQTFVEKLNNNHLGKSAPYLKPKPPKPGCQAAHFAIGHYAGNVGYNITGWLEKNKDPLNDTVVDQFKKGQNKLLVEIFADHPGQSGDAGGGGGKGAGGKRAKGSAFQTVSSLYREQLNNLMTTLRSTQPHFVRCIIPNELKQPGLIDSHLVMHQLTCNGVLEGIRICRKGFPNRMVYPDFKLRYKILAPQAVEKESDPKKIAQVILEATGLDVESYRLGHTKVFFRAGVLGQMEELRDDRLSKIVSWLQAYIRGYLSRKEYKKLQEQRLALQVVQRNLRKYLQLRTWPWWKLWQKVKPLLNVTRVEDELAKLEEKAQKAQEAFEKEEKLRKELEGLNAKLLEEKTALLASIEGKEGSLSEVQERAAKLNAQKADLELQLRDTQDRLTQEEDARNQLFQAKKKLEQEVAGLKKDVEDLELSVQKSEQDKATKDHQIRNLNDEIAHQDELINKLNKEKKLQGESNQKTSEELQAAEDKVNHLNKVKQKLEQTLDELEDSLEREKKLRADVEKQRRKVEGDLKLTQEAVADLERNKKELEQTIQRKDKEISSLTAKLEDEQSLVSKLQKQIKELQGRIEELEEEVESERQARAKAEKQRADLARELEELGERLEEAGGATSAQIELNKKREAELSKLRRDLEEANIQHESTLANLRKKHNDAVSEMGEQLDQLNKLKAKAEKERSQYFSEVNDLRAGLDHVSNEKAAQEKIVKQLQHQLNEVQSKADEANRTLNDLDAAKKKLSIENSDLLRQLEEAESQVSQLSKIKVSLTTQLEDTKRLADEEARERATLLGKFRNLEHDLDNIREQVEEEAEGKADLQRQLSKANAEAQLWRSKYESEGVARSEELEEAKRKLQARLAEAEETIESLNQKVVALEKTKQRLATEVEDLQLEVDRATAIANAAEKKQKAFDKIIGEWKLKVDDLAAELDASQKECRNYSTELFRLKGAYEEGQEQLEAVRRENKNLADEVKDLLDQIGEGGRNIHEIEKARKRLEAEKDELQAALEEAEAALEQEENKVLRAQLELSQVRQEIDRRIQEKEEEFENTRKNHQRALDSMQASLEAEAKGKAEALRMKKKLEADINELEIALDHANKANAEAQKNIKRYQAQIKDLQTALEEEQRARDDAREQLGISERRANALQNELEESRTLLEQADRARRQAEQELGDAHEQLNELSAQSASLSAAKRKLESELQTLHSDLDELLNEAKNSEEKAKKAMVDAARLADELRAEQDHAQTQEKLRKALEQQIKELQVRLDEAEANALKGGKKAIQKLEQRVRELENELDGEQRRHADAQKNLRKSERRIKELTFQAEEDRKNHERMQDLVDKLQQKIKTYKRQIEEAEEIAALNLAKFRKAQQELEEAEERADLAEQAISKFRGKGRAGSAARGVSPAPQRSRPAFADGFGTFPPRFDLAPEDF
- the Mhc gene encoding myosin heavy chain, muscle isoform X12 — its product is MPKPVVQEGEDPDPTPYLFVSLEQKRIDQSKPYDGKKACWVPDEKEGFLQGEIKATKGELVTVSLPGGETKDFKKDLVAQVNPPKYEKCEDMSNLTYLNDASVLYNLKQRYYHKLIYTYSGLFCVAINPYKRFPVYTTRCAKLYRGKRRSEVPPHIFAISDGAYVNMLTNHENQSMLITGESGAGKTENTKKVIAYFATVGASQKKDPSQEKKGSLEDQVVQTNPVLEAFGNAKTVRNDNSSRFGKFIRIHFGPSGKLAGADIETYLLEKARVISQQALERSYHIFYQMMSGSVPGLKALCLLSNDVNDYNIVSQGKTSIPGVDDGEEMRLTDQAMDVLGFTQEEKDNVYKITAAVMHMGRMQFKQRGREEQAEADGTEDGDKVAKLLGVEMQDLYKNLLKPRIKVGNEFVTQGRNKDQVTNSVGALCKGMFDRLFKWLVKKCNETLDTKQKRQHFIGVLDIAGFEIFDYNGFEQLCINFTNEKLQQFFNHHMFVLEQEEYTKEGIHWEFIDFGMDLLACIDLIEKPMGILSILEEESMFPKATDQTFVEKLNNNHLGKSAPYLKPKPPKPGCQAAHFAIGHYAGNVGYNITGWLEKNKDPLNDTVVDQFKKGQNKLLVEIFADHPGQSGDAGGGGGKGAGGKRAKGSAFQTVSSLYREQLNNLMTTLRSTQPHFVRCIIPNELKQPGLIDSHLVMHQLTCNGVLEGIRICRKGFPNRMVYPDFKLRYKILAPQAVEKESDPKKIAQVILEATGLDVESYRLGHTKVFFRAGVLGQMEELRDDRLSKIVSWLQAYIRGYLSRKEYKKLQEQRLALQVVQRNLRKYLQLRTWPWWKLWQKVKPLLNVTRVEDELAKLEEKAQKAQEAFEKEEKLRKELEGLNAKLLEEKTALLASIEGKEGSLSEVQERAAKLNAQKADLELQLRDTQDRLTQEEDARNQLFQAKKKLEQEVAGLKKDVEDLELSVQKSEQDKATKDHQIRNLNDEIAHQDELINKLNKEKKLQGESNQKTSEELQAAEDKVNHLNKVKQKLEQTLDELEDSLEREKKLRADVEKQRRKVEGDLKLTQEAVADLERNKKELEQTIQRKDKEISSLTAKLEDEQSLVSKLQKQIKELQGRIEELEEEVESERQARAKAEKQRADLARELEELGERLEEAGGATSAQIELNKKREAELSKLRRDLEEANIQHESTLANLRKKHNDAVSEMGEQLDQLNKLKAKAEHDRASCYNELNNTRAAVDQVAREKAAQEKIVKQLQHQLNEVQSKADEANRTLNDLDAAKKKLSIENSDLLRQLEEAESQVSQLSKIKVSLTTQLEDTKRLADEEARERATLLGKFRNLEHDLDNIREQVEEEAEGKADLQRQLSKANAEAQLWRSKYESEGVARSEELEEAKRKLQARLAEAEETIESLNQKVVALEKTKQRLATEVEDLQLEVDRATAIANAAEKKQKAFDKIIGEWKLKVDDLAAELDASQKECRNYSTELFRLKGAYEEGQEQLEAVRRENKNLADEVKDLLDQIGEGGRNIHEIEKARKRLEAEKDELQAALEEAEAALEQEENKVLRAQLELSQVRQEIDRRIQEKEEEFENTRKNHQRALDSMQASLEAEAKGKAEALRMKKKLEADINELEIALDHANKANAEAQKNIKRYQAQIKDLQTALEEEQRARDDAREQLGISERRANALQNELEESRTLLEQADRARRQAEQELGDAHEQLNELSAQSASLSAAKRKLESELQTLHSDLDELLNEAKNSEEKAKKAMVDAARLADELRAEQDHAQTQEKLRKALEQQIKELQVRLDEAEANALKGGKKAIQKLEQRVRELENELDGEQRRHADAQKNLRKSERRIKELTFQAEEDRKNHERMQDLVDKLQQKIKTYKRQIEEAEEIAALNLAKFRKAQQELEEAEERADLAEQAISKFRGKGRAGSAARGVSPAPQRSRPAFADGFGTFPPRFDLAPEDF